From Acidovorax sp. FHTAMBA, one genomic window encodes:
- the rapZ gene encoding RNase adapter RapZ has protein sequence MATLEIVVITGMSGSGKSVALHALEDAGYYCVDNLPPELLPAFVALEHRHHGNRLAIAMDVRSATSLHQVPQELNRLRSEGVSVHSIFLDATIDTLVRRFSETRRRHPLSHADLQQGRKALVQIIEVERELLAALREQSHVIDTSTIRASQLQSYVKGLMAATPGQLTLVFQSFAFKRGIPMDADYVFDVRMLPNPHYEPALRDLTGQDAPVADFLRQQPEVALMQQHIENFLAHWLEMLDRNHRSYVTVAIGCTGGQHRSVYLVERLAEAFSSRWPALRRHREMDGR, from the coding sequence ATGGCAACGCTTGAGATCGTGGTGATCACCGGCATGTCCGGATCGGGCAAGTCGGTGGCCCTGCACGCGCTCGAGGACGCGGGCTACTATTGCGTCGACAACCTGCCACCCGAGCTGTTGCCCGCCTTCGTCGCGCTGGAGCACCGCCACCACGGCAACCGGCTGGCCATCGCGATGGACGTGCGCAGCGCCACGTCGTTGCACCAGGTGCCGCAGGAATTGAACCGGCTGCGCAGCGAGGGCGTTTCGGTGCACTCGATCTTCCTCGACGCTACGATCGACACCCTGGTGCGGCGCTTTTCGGAAACGCGGCGCCGCCACCCGCTGTCGCATGCGGACCTGCAGCAGGGACGCAAGGCGCTGGTGCAGATCATCGAGGTGGAGCGCGAATTGCTCGCCGCGCTTCGCGAGCAATCCCATGTGATAGACACCAGCACCATCCGCGCCTCGCAGCTGCAAAGCTACGTCAAGGGGCTGATGGCCGCCACGCCGGGCCAGCTCACGCTGGTGTTCCAGTCCTTCGCGTTCAAACGCGGCATTCCGATGGATGCGGACTACGTGTTCGATGTGCGCATGCTGCCCAACCCGCACTACGAGCCAGCGCTGCGCGACCTGACCGGGCAGGACGCCCCGGTGGCCGACTTCCTGCGCCAGCAGCCCGAGGTGGCGCTGATGCAGCAGCACATCGAGAACTTCCTGGCGCACTGGCTGGAGATGCTCGACCGCAACCACCGCAGCTATGTCACGGTGGCCATCGGGTGCACCGGCGGCCAGCACCGCTCGGTGTACCTGGTGGAACGGCTGGCAGAGGCGTTCAGCAGCCGCTGGCCAGCCCTGCGCAGGCACCGGGAAATGGATGGTCGATAG